One window from the genome of Clarias gariepinus isolate MV-2021 ecotype Netherlands chromosome 15, CGAR_prim_01v2, whole genome shotgun sequence encodes:
- the org gene encoding oogenesis-related: MTSECSHTVEADSSEGQKGKAVVKREGVLASVFCRISQFWPIRLVVHGFRAVWWFFGFSNPSEKQSSPSARQCRSGRKRLGRPTRLLLAILPRQLQSALGYPVCTSIGCSVSPDVRCSPTKPCGKGSKRKQDDMDEDDDDELEQQSWVEALNQELNDEDPSADPDYEPSAVETDSEEYRTHNDTESDIEVEKGVVVIQDLETVQETATEAK, encoded by the exons ATGACTTCTGAGTGTAGCCACACCGTTGAAGCTGACAGCAGTGAGGGCCAaaag GGTAAAGCTGTGGTGAAGAGAGAGGGTGTGCTCGCATCAGTCTTCTGTCGAATTTCACAGTTCTGGCCAATCCGTCTTGTG GTGCATGGTTTTCGGGCTGTGTGGTGGTTCTTTGGCTTTTCCAATCCGTCTGAAAAACAAAGTTCTCCCAGTGCACGGCAGTGTCGATCGGGACGGAAGCGTCTAGGCCGACCCACACGTTTGCTGCTTGCCATCCTGCCCCGGCAGCTCCAGAGTGCTCTCGGGTACCCGGTGTGCACCAGCATCGGCTGCTCCGTCTCCCCAG ATGTGCGCTGTTCCCCCACTAAGCCCTGTGGGAAAGGCAGTAAAAGGAAGCAGGATGATatggatgaggatgatgatgatgagctgGAGCAGCAGTCATGGGTGGAGGCGCTCAACCAGGAGCTGAATGATGAGGACCCGTCTGCTGATCCTGACTACGAA CCCAGTGCAGTGGAGACCGATAGTGAGGAGTATCGGACACACAATGATACTGAGAGCGATATCGAAGTGGAGAAAGGTGTTGTCGTGATCCAGGATTTGGAGACTGTACAG gaAACTGCCACTGAGGCGAAGTGA